From Priestia filamentosa, a single genomic window includes:
- a CDS encoding sugar kinase, with protein MKKVVTLGEIMLRLSTNTGERLWQSDKLTMHYGGGEANVGISLSHFGHNVYFVSKVPDNALGRGVNRHLQSHGVYTDYVLTGGERLGTYYLESGVGERSAKVTYDRKYSSFSTLTIADLNLEEIFHEATLFHVSGITLALSPDLQELTLLALKKAKEKGIKTSFDFNYRASLWSQKEASEAIQPLLPYVDICFCGELDAIHLLSIEKAEDSLSETDKLKYYYDRIKEMYPNIQYISSTFRHVISASVNTLQGNLYEDGKLHQSRVHYIDQIVDRVGGGDAFAAGVLHGIINHLPLQQIISFATAASALKHTVHGDCNAFSEEEILEFVANERGKIVR; from the coding sequence ATGAAAAAAGTGGTAACACTTGGTGAAATTATGCTTCGTCTTTCTACTAATACTGGGGAGCGTCTTTGGCAGTCAGATAAGTTGACAATGCACTATGGAGGCGGAGAAGCAAATGTGGGAATTTCACTTTCCCATTTTGGACATAATGTTTACTTCGTTAGTAAAGTACCAGATAATGCCCTTGGGCGTGGAGTTAATCGTCATCTCCAATCTCATGGAGTTTATACGGATTATGTTCTAACAGGGGGAGAAAGGTTAGGCACTTATTATCTAGAAAGTGGAGTAGGAGAGCGGAGTGCGAAGGTTACGTACGATCGAAAATACTCTAGTTTTTCTACTTTAACAATAGCGGACTTAAATTTAGAAGAGATTTTTCACGAGGCAACACTATTTCATGTTTCAGGAATCACTTTAGCTCTATCCCCTGATTTACAAGAATTAACCCTTCTAGCTTTAAAGAAGGCGAAAGAAAAAGGGATAAAAACAAGCTTTGACTTTAATTATCGTGCATCTCTTTGGAGCCAAAAAGAAGCATCTGAAGCAATTCAGCCTCTCTTACCTTATGTAGATATTTGTTTTTGTGGGGAACTGGATGCTATTCATTTACTTTCAATAGAGAAAGCAGAAGATTCTTTATCAGAAACAGATAAACTTAAATACTATTACGATAGAATCAAAGAAATGTATCCGAATATTCAGTATATAAGTTCAACTTTCCGTCATGTGATTTCTGCTTCAGTAAATACATTGCAAGGGAATTTGTATGAAGATGGAAAGCTGCATCAAAGCAGGGTCCATTACATCGACCAAATTGTGGATCGAGTTGGCGGTGGAGATGCATTTGCAGCAGGTGTACTTCATGGAATAATCAATCACTTACCTTTACAACAAATCATTTCATTTGCAACAGCTGCTTCTGCATTGAAGCATACAGTTCATGGTGACTGTAATGCTTTT